In the genome of Campylobacter avium LMG 24591, the window TATAAGCATACTAGCTGCTGTGCCAAAAAGCACACATAAGCTAAGTCTTCTTGGGTAAAAATAAGGATCTAGCATTTTTCTAGCAGTCCTATAGCCTGAGAGCAAGGCTCCTGTAAAGCCCCCGCCCACAAAAGTAAAGGCAGAGGCAAAGTAAAGGTTTTTCACAGCCTTTGATTTAAAAGCAGTTCTAGCAAAAAAGCCTTCTAAATTTTGATCCCAGCCATAAGGCACACCCTTTTTAGTCCTTGTGTATCTTTGTATGGTCTTTGGTGTGGCAAGTTCTGAGTGTATACAATAAGACATAATGGAGGGAAAAAACTCATCCAGTCTTTTTTCAAGTGCCTTTTTTACCCTTTCTTTTTTTGCCTTATATTCATTTTCATCAAGATTGTCCCATTCTTCATAGCTACTTATAGTTGTGATAACTCCAAGATACCTATCATCTCTATCGCTTAAGCCGCTGTCTATTTTTGAGTAGTTTACGAAGACAAAATTTCTTTTTTCTATATCTAAGGCTAACATATCCTCGCTATTTTGATCAAAGGGCTTGTCAAAATACTCTTTATCCACACAAAAGGTGGAATAATCCATACTTTTAAATTTTTGACTTAAATTTGTATCAAAGATCATATAAACAGATAGCAAGGATGTTTTTGCCTCAAAATTCTTTTTAACTTGCAACTTAGTATTAGTCTTTAAAAGCTCTTCATAAACTATCCTAGGATCGCAGTTTGCTACTACATTTTTAGCTAAGATCTTTTTTAAGTTCTTATCTTTTAAGTCCTTATAAAGCACTCCTACAGCCTTATTTTTATCAAGTAAAATTTCTTTTACATCAGCTCTTGTTTTTACATCGCCATTATTTTCTTTGATGATACTTGCTAGGGCATCTGAAAGACTTTGTGAGCCACCTTTTATATATACTCCTTGATTATAGTAGTTTGTCTGTGCTACTGAGTGATAGTTCCAGTTAAATTTAAAGCTATCGTAATGATAGTAGGCTAGATTGATATTTAAAATTTTTTTAAGCTTGGGATTTTTTATAAGAGCATTGAGCATAGTGCCAACTTTTCTTTGTCTAATCGCACTTAAAACAAGAAAAAAAAGCGTATGAAAGGGTGCGAAGAAAAATTCAAAAAAACTCATATCAAAGGGAAATTTGTAGTTTAGTTTAGCTTGAAAATTTATCTTTTTAAAATAGCTTTTTATATCTTTTTCATCCTTAGGAAAATACTCTATCAAGGCTTTTTTTGTATCTTTGTGTGGTATTAAAAAATTCTCACTTTCAAGGCTTTTAGAATCTAAAACCTTTATGCTCCAAGCACTAGGCAAGGGCACAAGGGTGATTTTTTCTAAAAGCTCAAGTTTTTTAAAAATGATGTGTTTCATATCTGTTTTTTCACTGCCAAGATCCATTTCGTGCAGTCCTGCATCTACTAGCATACCCTTTCTTTTAAAGCAAGTAGCACAGCCTCCTACTAGCTCGTGTTGCTCAAGCACAAGCACCTTTTTCCCAGCCTTAGCTAAAGTAGCACCACAACTTAAGCCCCCAAGTCCAGAGCCTATTATCACAACATCGTATTTATTTTCCATACTTAAGTCCATTTTTCAAAAATAAATTTAAAATAAGATTGATTTTACAAAATTTTCCCTTTTTGCTCAAAAAGAGAAAATTTTAGAATAAATCACAAGCTATATCAAGAGCTTAATATCTATTTGCTAAAATACCCTGTGCCTTTTTAATGGCAGGTAAATCTATAACATTTCCCTCAAAAGAAAAGTTATCTCCTTTGTGAATTTCAGCCAGTCTAAGCACCTCTTTAGCCCATTTTATCTGTCTATCTCCTTGGGCAAAGACCGAATTTATTATATCTACTTGGTTTGGATAGTAAGTTAGTGAGCCTGAAAAACCCATAGAATAAGCTAGTTCCATATTTTCCTTTACTAAGCTTTCATCCCTTGCATTAGGAAAAACTCTATTTATAGGAGGCAAGAGCTTATTTACCCTACTTTCTAAGGCTAACTGAGTCCTTACATAGTTTAGTATAAAATCCCTACCTTTTCCATCTCTTAAACCAAGATCTAAGCTAAAGTCAAAGGCTCCAAAGGTAAGCTGTCTTACGCAAGGCTGTGCTGCTGTTATGCTTAAATTTTGCACTCCTAATGCACTTTCTATAAGCAAGAGCAAGGAAACCTCGCCCAAAGAATCAAGCACAGCTAAAATATCTTCTTTTCTTTCAGTTCTAGCAAGCATAAGAGCATTTAAACAATCCAAACCAAGCTCTTTTATAAAGCTCATATCATCCTTAAAAGAAGGACTTAAGGCATCATTTATCCTAACAAAAAATTTTTTATCAGGATTTTTTGAGCGAAAGTCTAAGATATTTTTCCTAGCCTCAGCCTTTCTATCGCTTGGCACAGAATCCTCTATATCAAAGATAACAGCGTCAGCCTCACTTTCAAAGGTCTTTGTAAAATCATCTTTTTTTATAGCAGATACAAAAAGAAGGCTTTTTGCCCTTGGGTATTCATTTAAAGACATTTTATATCCTTTGCAAGTAATAAAATTCACAAACTATAGCAAAATATACAAAGAAATGCAAACAAATACTAATACCTATAAAACTCCTTATACCTAAGCAAAACCATCATAGAAAAAAATAAAAGCAAGGCAGTAAATATACAAAGAAATTTCCAACCCAAACTAGAATAATAAAGGCTTGGTAGTACAGAACCAAAAGCTCCTCCACTGTAGTAAAATGTTAGATAAAGACCATTTGCTAGACCTTTTTGAGATGTACTTAAATTTAACAAGGCTGAAAAGATACAGTGGCATATAAACATACCACTACAAAACACAAACATGGCCACAAAATAAAGCTCATAAGAAGTACTGAGCATACAAAAAACGCCAAGTATAAAGACACATAGTCCAAAAATAGCGGTATTAAACCTCGTTTTAAAAAACTTAATCGTCTGCCCTATAAACAAAGAGCTAAAAATTCCGGTTAAAAAGCCAAGATACACAAGCCCTATTTGTGTTTGAGTGATATTTGTAAAAATATCTTTAAGATGAAAAGGTAAAAAAGAAAGCACGGACTGAAAGGAAAAAAACATCACAAAAACACAGACAAAAAGAACCAAAAATTTGGCCTCTTTGAAAAAAGGCACAAAGTCTCTTAAAGAAATTTGTAAAGAACCCGAGCTAAGGTCTTTAAAAAATAAGAACAAAAAAGCAGACAAAAGCATAAAAATAGCAAAGAAATTTAAGGCAAAATGCCAAGAAAAAAGGTCGCTTAAATACGAGCCCAAAACCCTACCTAAAAAGCCTCCAAAGGTGGTAGCTCCAACATAAATAGCCACATTTTTTTGGGTATTTTTCTCATCTATGCGAGTTAAAAGGGTTAAAAGCGCAGTAAGTATGGCAGGAATGCACAAGGATAGTAAAAATCTAAAGCTTAAGAAAAAGTAAAAATTTGAGCTTAAATTTGCGATGATTTGAAAAATGCCGCAAGCAAATAAAGAAAAAATAAGTATCTTTTTTAAAGAAAATTTCTCCAGCAAATAACCATACAACAAGGGCGCAACCGCAAGCGGTATCAAAGATATGCTAACCACCCAAGAAATTTCGTGCAAGGACACAGAAAAATAAGTAGCTAAATTTGGAGATATAGGCTGAGGAGCATATAAAAGTGCTAGGGTTAAAATGGCTGTAAATATTATAAGGCTTTTTAGAAAAAACATGACTTATCCAAACAAATTTTAAAAATTATACCCTTTTTAAATCAAGCTTCTTAAGAATTTGGCTTTGAAAAATATAATTTAAGTAAAAAAGTCTTGATATTACTCACTATAGTTTTTAAACTGTGAAATTTGCGAAATTTTTAAATTTCATTTCTAATTTAAGTAGCTTGACAAAATTTTATATAAATTTAATTGTTAATTAAGAAAGAATGTTAAAATTTTAAAAAAAGTGTCGATTTATGTCTTGACATTAATAAAACAAAAGGAGTCATCGATGGATGTAAGTATGTCAAATGCTTCTTTAATGTCAGCTGTGAGTGTTAGTACCTTAGGCAAGGCCATTAACGCAGCTCAAGATTCTGCTTTACAGCTTATGGAGTCTATAGACGCTCTAAGCTCTGGCGAGGTTCAAGCTAGCTCGGGCTCTTCTGCACTCGACATTTATGCCTAAGTTTAGGGGTTTTAAACCCCTATTTTATCTCATTTGTAACTGCGTGATATTTTTTTATCATTTATAAGCTCTTTTTAGCTTTATTTTTGATAGAATTAAAAATAACGAAGTTTTTGGAAAAAATAATGCAATTTATCACAAGATTAGTAAAAAATGAATCCTTTCCAGGTGTTTTATTGATAATATTTACAGCCCTTGCTCTGCTTTGTCAAAACACCCCATTTTTAAGCGCAATATATGAAAATTTCTTACACCTAGAAATAGGCATAAATGTAAGCGGCGCGAACGAACACAGTGCAACAGTGTCAAAAAGCCTAGTTCATTGGATAAATGACGGCCTTATAGCTATTTTTTTCTTTTGCATAGGACTTGAGTTAAAGTATGAAATTTTAAGAGGACAATTAAGAGACATAAAATCAGTCTCTTTGCCTATATTTGGCGCGCTTGGCGGTATGATTTTTCCAGCTCTTATCTTTACTTCTATCAACTCACACGATAGTTTTGCCATGCAAGGCTGGGCTATACCAACAGCCACTGATATAGCTTTTGCCGTTGGAATTCTAATGCTTATAAAAGGAATTCCAACAAGCTTAAAGCTTTTTTTACTAAGTCTTGCTATCTTTGATGATTTTGGAGCTATAGTAATCATAGCCCTTTTTTACACAAGCGAATTGTCATTATTTGCTATATTGGTTTGCGTGTTGTGCGTAGCTTTGTTGTTCTTGCTAAATTATTATCATGTTTCAAAACTGCCTTTTTACTGCATCATAGGCTTTATACTTTGGGTGGCCATGCTTGAAAGCGGGGTTCATGCGACATTATCCGGTGTGATAGCAGCTATTTTCATACCAATAGATACGAAAAATAATGAAAGTTTTGCCAAAAAAATATATAATGATTTAAATCCTTGGGTGATGTATTTGATACTGCCTCTTTTTGCCTTTGCAAATGCTGGGGTGGACTTAAAGGGTCTAGATCTTTCATACTTGTTATCATCTGTTAGTCTTGGAATTTTCTTGGGCTTATTTTTAGGAAAACAGCTGGGCGTGTTTTTGTTTTCATTTATCAGTGTAAAGCTTAAGCTAGCAAGTTTTCCTAAGGACGCTTCGTATGTGCAGTTTTATGGAATTTGCATACTAACAGGCATTGGTTTTACCATGAGTTTATTTATAGACACCCTTGCTTACGCTGATAATTTAGGAGCCTATGCACAGGCAGATAAGTTAGCAATACTGCTTGCAAGCTTTAGCTCTGCAATTCTTGCTTATGTCTATTTAAAACTTACAAGCAAGGAAAAGAATTGAACAAAATTTTAAGCATAATAAAAGATGAGTCTTTTGGAGGTATATTACTTATCATATCTACTATACTAGCACTGATAGTTGCAAATAATTCCCACAGTGCAGCTTATAGAGAATTCATATACTTGCCTATGGGCTTTCATATAGATAGCTTTATTTTTTCCAAGCCTCTTTTGCTTTGGATAAATGACGGCCTGATATCAATATTTTTCTTTGCCATAGGCCTTGAGCTTAAAAAAGAATTTTGCGAGGGAGAATTTAAAAATCCTAGGAAGATTATCCTGCCTTTATTTGCCGCTATAGGTGGTATAATCGTGCCTGCACTTATCTTTGTTGCTATAAATTTCAATAACGAATATGTGCTTAGAGGCTGGGCTATACCAACAGCTACGGACACGGCTTTTGCCTTAGCGATTTTGCTACTTTTAGGAAAAAGAATTCCTAGCTCTTTAAAAATTTTCTTATTATCTCTAGCTATCTTTGATGATGTGGGAGCTATATTAATCATAGCCATTTTTTACACGAGCGACTTACACTACCTAGCCTTAATAGGTGCTGGCGTGATAGTGTTTGCTCTGCTTTTACTAAATTTATTTGGCATAACTAGAAAATCATTTTACCTTATCTGCTCTGTTTTGCTTTGGCTAACAGTCTTACAAAGCGGTGTTCACGCTACCTTAGCAGGACTTATAACCGCATTTTTCATACCTCTTTATAAGAAAAACGGGGCGCACTTTTTGGATGAAATACTTGAGGGGCTTAGATTATGGATAAATTTTGTAATACTACCTATCTTTGCCTTTGCAAATGCTGGGGTGGATTTTTCAAAATTGAAATTTAGCGATATTTTTAGCGGAGTAAGCATAGGTATCTTTTTAGGGCTTTTTGTGGGCAAGCAAGTTGGAGTATTTATATTTTCTTACATAAGCGTGAAGCTAAGATTATCAAAACTTCCTGAAAATTCAAATTTCAAACAACTTTATGGAATTTGCATACTAACAGGTATTGGCTTTACCATGAGCTTATTTATCGACGGCCTAGCGTATAAAGTAAGCGACACCTTTAACTATGCTGATAATTTTGCTATTTTGCTGGCCTCTCTTTGTTCTGGTGTATTTGGCTATGTGTTTTTAAGGTTTTTTGCTAATAAATGATTAGAATTTGCCTTTTTATTGTTTTCTTTTCCTTATTTTTTGTTGCTTGTAGCTCTCACGGTAGCTATTATTACCAAGGCAGCTCTGCTTACAATAAAAATTTAGTTTCTAAGCTATATTCCGTACAAAAACAGTGGAGCAAAACTCCTTATAAACTAGGCGGAACTAGCCCTAGAGGTGCTGACTGCTCAGGCTTTACGCAAACTGTGTTTTTAAATAATTTTGCTGTTAAAATTCCTAGAACTACAAGATTGCAAATGCAAAGCGGACAAACAGTTTCAAGAAGAAATTTAAGAACCGGAGATTTGCTATTTTTTAGAACAGGCAGAGGTCCAAGCGGCCTTCATGTTGGAATTTATACTAGAAATGGCAAATTTATACACCTATCTACAAGAGGTGGGGTAAAAGAAGTTAGCTTAAATACTAGGTATTGGGGTAGTAAGTATTTAGGGGCTAGACGGTATCTAAGATGAATGTAGGAATTTTTGACAGCGGCGTTGGCGGACTTAGCGTGTTAAAGTCCATACTAAAAGAACAATTGTTTGAAAATATAATCTACTACGGAGACACAGCGCGCGTGCCTTACGGCGTAAAAGATAAGGATACTATCATCAAATTTTCCATACAGGCTTTAAACTTTTTTTCTCCTTTTAAGCTTGATATGCTAATCATAGCTTGTAATACAGTAAGTGCTTACGCCTTAGACGAGCTAAGAACAAGGGTTGATTTTCCCGTGCTTGGCGTGATTGATGCGGGCGTTAGTGCTACAAAATACGCCCTAGATAATAAAGATAGTGAAATTTTAGTCCTAGCAACAAAGGCAACGATAAATTCTAAACAGTATCAAAAAAGATTGCAAGATGAAGGCTTTAAAAACATCAATTCCCTTGCCACAGGGCTTTTTGTGCCTATTGTTGAGGAGGGAATTTTTGAGGGTAGGATTGTTGATTCTTTATTTGAGTATTATTTCAAAGAGCTTAAAAAAAGCCCGCAAGCTGTGATACTTGGTTGCACTCATTTTCCTCTACTTAGCGATGCCTTGCAAGAATATTTTGGCAAAGATTGCAAACTAATCCACTCAGGCAACGCCATAGTAAGACAACTAAAAGAAAATTTCGATATGAAAAGCATAAACAAAGAAGCAAAACTAAGCTTTTACGCAAGCAGCGATGTACAATCCTTAAAAAACACTGCTAAAATTTGGCTTTCCTAAAATAAAGTAGGCTCCAAAGCCTTTAATTTAAAGCTTTTCCTGTGAATTTTGCTAAGACCGTATTTTTTAATCATTTCTAAATGAAGCTTGCTTGCGTAGCCCTTATGTTTTGCGAAGTGGTATTTCTCAAACTCATGCGGCAAGCTTTTCATAAACTCATCCCTACTAACCTTAGCCAATATACTAGCTGCACTTACTGTTGGAATTTTTTCATCAGCCTTTATCATTGTTTTTATATCGCTGATGCCGAAATTTGTATTACCATCAAACAAAAGATTGGCTTTGTTGAAATGACTTTTTATGATGCTTAAAGCTTTTTTAAAACACAGACTAAGCCCTAATCTATCTATATCCTCGCAGCTTATATGTATGATTAGATACTGCGAGTTTTCCTTAATCTTGGCAAAAAGCTCCTCTCTTGCCTTAACTGTTAGCTTTTTAGAATCATTTAAGCCCTTTATGTGCAAATTTAACTTACAAGCCGCTATGCTCAAGCTTCCTGCTAAAGCACCTCTGCCGGCCTCATCAATGCCTACTAAATTTAAATCACTCATAAAGAAATCCTCGCACGAAAAATATTTATTTTACTCTGTTATAATAAAATAAAAATTTAAAGGAAAGTAATGAAAAAAACTTCGATTTTAGCGTCCGTTACTATAGTTGTTCTTTTGCTTGCGTATTTCGCGCAGGTTTATTTTATGTCAGAGGCTAGCCAAAAGGCCTATGAAAAACTCGTAGCCTACAAGCACCCATATTACACTATCCTTGATAGCAACATCACAAAGGGATTATTTAACTCAAAGGCTGAATTTTTAGTAAAAATCAACGGAAATAATATCTTAGATTCTACAGATGAAAATGAACAAAGCTATGAAGTAATAAGATTTTTAAAAACACTAGAGAACATCGATGGTATAAATCTTGTATTAAATACCAAAAACAACGTCTTTGCAAAAAACAACATAGAAATTTTGCTAGCAAATCCTAGCTATGATGAAAAATCTAAAGGAGATTTAGCAAGTATTAAATACCCTGTATCTGCTTATTTTGATTTATCTTTAAGTGCACAGATAAAGGGAGATTTAACCCTAAAATTAGCTGATATGGATGTAAAAATGGGAAAGGAAAGCTTGCTTAGTCAAAACACCTATCTTGTGCTAAAAGATTTTTCATCTAATGAACTAAAATTCGGTGCCTTAGAGCTTAATTCTGACAAATTTATAGCAGGCTCAAAAAGAGATAAAATTGACATACAAAAATTAAACTATGTAGAAAATTTTAAGCAAGCTATCAACATAGCACAGCACCACGATGCTTATGTGCTAGGCAAGGGCTTTTTTGAATCAAAGGGAGTTTTTTCGCTTGAAAAACTTAGCTTTCAAGGTGTTGATATAAATAAATTAACTTTAGAAACGCAAATAGAAAAAAACAATGAAGAAAGCTTTAATATGCCTTTTAAATTTTCTATAGCAGAAATTGCAAACGCAGGCATGAATGTAAAAAATGTAAAATTTGACTTAAACACAAACAATATTTCATCAAAATGGTTTAATACCATAAGTTCGTCGCAAAGCTCAGGAGAGTTTTATTTTGACTTGTTTGCAAGCACCTCGCCTAAGATAGAGCTTAATGATTTTTCAATCACAATCAACGATGCAAATGTAAGTGCAAAGGCACAGGCTAGCTTTACTAAAGACGCAACCAAAGCAAATGCTAGCGTCATAAGCGATAAAAAACTTGGCGAAATTCACTTGATGTTTGCCTTGCTTGGATTTGATTCTATGTTTGTTCAAAAAGATGGAAAATATGTTCTTGATTTTATTTATGATGATAGCGATAAAAATAACATCACAGCCAAATTAAATGAAAATAATATCTCGCAAGCCTTTAAAAACATTCCTTACGGCTTTAACAATGAGGTTAAGAGCGAAACAGATATTTTTGAAGATGAGAATTTACGTGAGAGAGAGAGCGAAATAAATATTCTTGGAGATGAAAATTTAAGTGATGAGGAAGGAATTTTTGACGGCGAAGTAAAAAATCCAAATTCCACAAACTAAAATAATGAACCTAGCCCTAAAATTTAGACCACAAAAACTATCTGAACTTTTAGGGCAAGATGAACTTGTACAAACATTTCAAAAATTTATAGAATTACAAAAACTTCCACACAGTATATTTTTTGGCCCCTCTGGTTCGGGAAAAACGAGCTTTGCAAGGATTGTAGCAAAGGAATTTTCGCTAGATTTTTTTGAATTTGATGCCGCGTCTTTCAAAATGGAAGAGCTAAGAAATATAGTCCAAAGATACAAACAAAGCCTTTATAAACCACTAATTTTCATAGATGAAATTCACAGATTATCAAGGACTCAGCAGGATTTGCTTTTGCTTCCAATGGAGAGTTTAAACTGCATTTTAATAGGTGCTAGCACGGAAAATCCGTACTTTGTCCTAAGCTCTGGCATTAGAAGCAGAAGTATGCTTTTTGAATTTAAAGCCTTGCAGGATAAGGACTTAGAAACACTTTTACTAAGACTTGCCAAAGAACTTGATATAAAGATAGAAGATGAGGCTAAAAAATTAGCCATAAGGCTTAGTGCTGGCGATGTTAGAGCCTTATTAAATTTGGTAGAATTTGCCCTTGTCTTTGATGAAAAGAATTTAAAAACCGAAAATATAAACAAGGTAAAAGCAAAAACAAGCCAAAACCTAAACAACAAAGACAGCCACTACGACCTAATCTCAGCCTTTATAAAAAGCTTAAGAGGCAGCGATGTTGATGCGGCTC includes:
- a CDS encoding putative motility protein, producing the protein MDVSMSNASLMSAVSVSTLGKAINAAQDSALQLMESIDALSSGEVQASSGSSALDIYA
- the murI gene encoding glutamate racemase — its product is MNVGIFDSGVGGLSVLKSILKEQLFENIIYYGDTARVPYGVKDKDTIIKFSIQALNFFSPFKLDMLIIACNTVSAYALDELRTRVDFPVLGVIDAGVSATKYALDNKDSEILVLATKATINSKQYQKRLQDEGFKNINSLATGLFVPIVEEGIFEGRIVDSLFEYYFKELKKSPQAVILGCTHFPLLSDALQEYFGKDCKLIHSGNAIVRQLKENFDMKSINKEAKLSFYASSDVQSLKNTAKIWLS
- a CDS encoding MFS transporter, whose protein sequence is MFFLKSLIIFTAILTLALLYAPQPISPNLATYFSVSLHEISWVVSISLIPLAVAPLLYGYLLEKFSLKKILIFSLFACGIFQIIANLSSNFYFFLSFRFLLSLCIPAILTALLTLLTRIDEKNTQKNVAIYVGATTFGGFLGRVLGSYLSDLFSWHFALNFFAIFMLLSAFLFLFFKDLSSGSLQISLRDFVPFFKEAKFLVLFVCVFVMFFSFQSVLSFLPFHLKDIFTNITQTQIGLVYLGFLTGIFSSLFIGQTIKFFKTRFNTAIFGLCVFILGVFCMLSTSYELYFVAMFVFCSGMFICHCIFSALLNLSTSQKGLANGLYLTFYYSGGAFGSVLPSLYYSSLGWKFLCIFTALLLFFSMMVLLRYKEFYRY
- the nhaA gene encoding Na+/H+ antiporter NhaA, translated to MQFITRLVKNESFPGVLLIIFTALALLCQNTPFLSAIYENFLHLEIGINVSGANEHSATVSKSLVHWINDGLIAIFFFCIGLELKYEILRGQLRDIKSVSLPIFGALGGMIFPALIFTSINSHDSFAMQGWAIPTATDIAFAVGILMLIKGIPTSLKLFLLSLAIFDDFGAIVIIALFYTSELSLFAILVCVLCVALLFLLNYYHVSKLPFYCIIGFILWVAMLESGVHATLSGVIAAIFIPIDTKNNESFAKKIYNDLNPWVMYLILPLFAFANAGVDLKGLDLSYLLSSVSLGIFLGLFLGKQLGVFLFSFISVKLKLASFPKDASYVQFYGICILTGIGFTMSLFIDTLAYADNLGAYAQADKLAILLASFSSAILAYVYLKLTSKEKN
- a CDS encoding HpcH/HpaI aldolase/citrate lyase family protein, with translation MSLNEYPRAKSLLFVSAIKKDDFTKTFESEADAVIFDIEDSVPSDRKAEARKNILDFRSKNPDKKFFVRINDALSPSFKDDMSFIKELGLDCLNALMLARTERKEDILAVLDSLGEVSLLLLIESALGVQNLSITAAQPCVRQLTFGAFDFSLDLGLRDGKGRDFILNYVRTQLALESRVNKLLPPINRVFPNARDESLVKENMELAYSMGFSGSLTYYPNQVDIINSVFAQGDRQIKWAKEVLRLAEIHKGDNFSFEGNVIDLPAIKKAQGILANRY
- a CDS encoding phytoene desaturase family protein; the protein is MENKYDVVIIGSGLGGLSCGATLAKAGKKVLVLEQHELVGGCATCFKRKGMLVDAGLHEMDLGSEKTDMKHIIFKKLELLEKITLVPLPSAWSIKVLDSKSLESENFLIPHKDTKKALIEYFPKDEKDIKSYFKKINFQAKLNYKFPFDMSFFEFFFAPFHTLFFLVLSAIRQRKVGTMLNALIKNPKLKKILNINLAYYHYDSFKFNWNYHSVAQTNYYNQGVYIKGGSQSLSDALASIIKENNGDVKTRADVKEILLDKNKAVGVLYKDLKDKNLKKILAKNVVANCDPRIVYEELLKTNTKLQVKKNFEAKTSLLSVYMIFDTNLSQKFKSMDYSTFCVDKEYFDKPFDQNSEDMLALDIEKRNFVFVNYSKIDSGLSDRDDRYLGVITTISSYEEWDNLDENEYKAKKERVKKALEKRLDEFFPSIMSYCIHSELATPKTIQRYTRTKKGVPYGWDQNLEGFFARTAFKSKAVKNLYFASAFTFVGGGFTGALLSGYRTARKMLDPYFYPRRLSLCVLFGTAASMLIINALKFFF
- the nhaA gene encoding Na+/H+ antiporter NhaA, whose product is MNKILSIIKDESFGGILLIISTILALIVANNSHSAAYREFIYLPMGFHIDSFIFSKPLLLWINDGLISIFFFAIGLELKKEFCEGEFKNPRKIILPLFAAIGGIIVPALIFVAINFNNEYVLRGWAIPTATDTAFALAILLLLGKRIPSSLKIFLLSLAIFDDVGAILIIAIFYTSDLHYLALIGAGVIVFALLLLNLFGITRKSFYLICSVLLWLTVLQSGVHATLAGLITAFFIPLYKKNGAHFLDEILEGLRLWINFVILPIFAFANAGVDFSKLKFSDIFSGVSIGIFLGLFVGKQVGVFIFSYISVKLRLSKLPENSNFKQLYGICILTGIGFTMSLFIDGLAYKVSDTFNYADNFAILLASLCSGVFGYVFLRFFANK
- a CDS encoding replication-associated recombination protein A, yielding MNLALKFRPQKLSELLGQDELVQTFQKFIELQKLPHSIFFGPSGSGKTSFARIVAKEFSLDFFEFDAASFKMEELRNIVQRYKQSLYKPLIFIDEIHRLSRTQQDLLLLPMESLNCILIGASTENPYFVLSSGIRSRSMLFEFKALQDKDLETLLLRLAKELDIKIEDEAKKLAIRLSAGDVRALLNLVEFALVFDEKNLKTENINKVKAKTSQNLNNKDSHYDLISAFIKSLRGSDVDAALYYLARMIEAHENADFIARRMLIFASEDIGNADTNALTVATNTLLAVKNIGYPEARIILAQCCVYLASAVKSNSSYKAINKALDYVKNNKALEIPNYLKNKHEDKKNYLYPHDFGGFVRQRYLSKDVKFYESTQKGDEKRLFEIVKNYKDKA
- a CDS encoding DUF945 family protein, giving the protein MKKTSILASVTIVVLLLAYFAQVYFMSEASQKAYEKLVAYKHPYYTILDSNITKGLFNSKAEFLVKINGNNILDSTDENEQSYEVIRFLKTLENIDGINLVLNTKNNVFAKNNIEILLANPSYDEKSKGDLASIKYPVSAYFDLSLSAQIKGDLTLKLADMDVKMGKESLLSQNTYLVLKDFSSNELKFGALELNSDKFIAGSKRDKIDIQKLNYVENFKQAINIAQHHDAYVLGKGFFESKGVFSLEKLSFQGVDINKLTLETQIEKNNEESFNMPFKFSIAEIANAGMNVKNVKFDLNTNNISSKWFNTISSSQSSGEFYFDLFASTSPKIELNDFSITINDANVSAKAQASFTKDATKANASVISDKKLGEIHLMFALLGFDSMFVQKDGKYVLDFIYDDSDKNNITAKLNENNISQAFKNIPYGFNNEVKSETDIFEDENLRERESEINILGDENLSDEEGIFDGEVKNPNSTN
- a CDS encoding ribonuclease HII, translating into MSDLNLVGIDEAGRGALAGSLSIAACKLNLHIKGLNDSKKLTVKAREELFAKIKENSQYLIIHISCEDIDRLGLSLCFKKALSIIKSHFNKANLLFDGNTNFGISDIKTMIKADEKIPTVSAASILAKVSRDEFMKSLPHEFEKYHFAKHKGYASKLHLEMIKKYGLSKIHRKSFKLKALEPTLF
- a CDS encoding C40 family peptidase; this encodes MRICLFIVFFSLFFVACSSHGSYYYQGSSAYNKNLVSKLYSVQKQWSKTPYKLGGTSPRGADCSGFTQTVFLNNFAVKIPRTTRLQMQSGQTVSRRNLRTGDLLFFRTGRGPSGLHVGIYTRNGKFIHLSTRGGVKEVSLNTRYWGSKYLGARRYLR